GACATAGTCCCCACCCGTCAGAGGGCCTTGGCACTTCTCCTGGCACTTTTCCACCTGCATCTCAGGCTTTACTCGGTCATAGTATGTCTTTGTCTCTCCCAAGTAGAACCCACAGGGTATGGGCTCCTCCAGAGGCTCCTTAACATAGCAGTAACCCAGGCGTTTGCGCTCGCCCTGGCTCTTACAGCTGTTGCATTTCTGCCAAGGTTCCCACCGGGTGTACAGTATCTCTCTGTGGCCCAGGTGCAGTGTCTCATTCGCCAGGGGCTTCTGACCCAGGTCTATGTGCGTGACATGCAGCCTTTTGATATCCTGGAAATCAATCTTATACCCAGTCACTTGGTTTCCATTCTTGTCCCGGCATTTGTAGAGGCCTGTGTTGAAGGGTGATGGGTTTTTGATAAGGAGACTACCGTCTGGATTCTGCTTCGTGTTGGAAATAATGGAGAGGCTAATGGGCTTGTCCCCTGTGTCCAGCCCAAAGAAGAACCAGTGCGCATTGGAGATGCTACATTCCAAGAGAACATCGTTGTTGGAGAGGAGTGCCAGCTGACATTCCTTGGCCCTGGGACAGCTGACAGGAAGGTGGAGCCCCAACCCGGGGAGCACAAGGCTGAGCAGTGTCCACAGGATGGTAAGCATGGTGGACTGGGAAGGTGGCTGAGCACTGGCCACCAGCCTGGACATTGTGAGGTCATTCATGAACTCAAGCCTCAGTCGAGCAGGGGGGTGAACAAAGAGGCTACATGCCACCACCTCCTTTGTGACAAGTTGGGATGGAATTTGTCTAGTCAGGGTCTTTCTCTGTCATCTGCGTTCCCAAGAGGGGATTTTCAAGCCCAGGCAGTGGCACTGGTGTCACGCATGTGAACATTCAACATACTGTTCCTGCATGTGTAGACTATGTCCCAAACACATTgtcccactgtgtagccctgacttccgtggaactatgtagcccaggctggccttgaactcacggagatctgcctgtctctgcctcctgatgatGGGATTAAACtcttacttttgttgttgttgttgtttttcgagacagggtttctccatgttgttttggtgcctgtcctagatctcactctggagaccaggctggccttgaactcacagagatccacctgactgcctcctaagtgctgggattaaaggtgtgtgccaccaccgcccagctccacgctctactttttaaaaataattttattttcatgtttatgtatgtatgtttgtgagtttttgtgtccgtgtgtctgtgtctgtgtccgtgtccgtgtgtgtgtgtgtgtgtgtgtgtgtccgtgtgtgtgtgtgtgtgtccgtgtgtgtgtgtgtgtgtccccgtgtgtgtgtgtgtgtgtgtgtgtgtgtgtacaggatcCTGGAGAGCAGAAGAGGTGTCAGGTTTCCTGGAACTaggttacagacacttgtgagcctccatgtgggtgctgggaactgaactcataccctctggaaaagcagccagttctctctctctctctctctctctctctctctctctctctctctctctctctcaactttttgttctttgtggatttcacattgtgcatcccaatcccattcatctccctgtccccccTCATTTCTGACCTTTGCAACCTCCCccaaaaatcaaaattttaaagtaaagccaaaaaccaaaccaaaacaacaacaacaacaacaaatctcagcgtggaagctgtagtgtggcccagtgagccACACGGtaaaccctttagtccatacatctttacttgcaagtgttcatcacaatgagtcattggtctggttcgaggccgcTGGCTTCTGCTACATGATAGATCCTGGGCCCtccctgggactcctcttggatatcctgttgttgtcttgtgtcatggagatcctgcagctttggatctgcaggtctggcccCTTCACACGTTCcagcagttcacagatgaggtgggtgttggggtggggtaTCTCAcaatcctggttctgggcctgggtggtagctgggtcaGTGAGACCGCCGGCTTTCCCTCATCTttaccaccagggggagctctccagcactgcccctgcAGCTCACCCAGTGCAGCAGAGAGGGCGGAGAGGGGCCAGCTCTCAGACCCTCGGGTCCAGCTCACCGCACTCATATCaccaggaccagttctcctgctccAGACCCTCGGGTCCAGCTCACCGCACTCATAtcaccaggaccagctctcctgctccagACCCTCGGGTCCAGCTCACCGCACTCATAtcaccaggaccagctctcctgctccagACCCTCAGGTCCAGCTCACCGCACTCATAtcaccaggaccagctctactgttttgcagTGGTGAAGCGCAGGGCCCACTCTCCAGATCACTGCacttggtgaggggtggggccaattCTTCCCTTCTCACGCCTGTCACGGGTGAGAAGGGGTGAGAGGGGAAGGGCATATGTCCCTTACCCTTGCCACCCATGGTGTATGAGGGAGAGGGCAGGGGCAGCCCTCCTGCTCTCACGGGCACAGGCCTGCTCACCTGCGcccctgccaacagggtcagctctagtgcgctgcccaggcgaggtgcagggcctgttctcctgtgtgctgagtgctgcagctggtgaggggcagggccagctctcctgtgtgctgtgtgctacagctggtgaggggcagggcctgctctcctgtgtgctgtgtgctacagctggtgaggtgcagggcctgctctcctgtgtgctgagtgctgcagctggtgaggtgcagggcctgctctcctgtgtgctgtgtgctgcagctggtgaggggcagggcctgctctcctgtgtgctgagtgctgcagctggtgaggtgcagggcctgctctcctgtgtgctgtgtgctgcagctggtgaggggcaggacctgctctcctgtgtgctgagtgctgcagctggtgaggggcagggcccgttctcctgtgtgctgcagctggtgaggggcagggcatGCTCTCCTATgtgctgtgtgctgcagctggtgaggggcagggccagctctcctgtgtgctgagtgctgcagctggtgaggtgcagggcctgctctctcaCCCGCCATAGGTGGCAagagtgaggggagggagggcattTTTGtagtcagtgctgttaaccactgagccatctttccagacccaaTGCCTGAAAAATAACTTTTCAAtgttatgtgtataggtgttttacctgcatacaTAACATTGGGTACCCTATACCACAGGGGTACCCTAaatccaaggaagccagaagagggcgcaggatttgcttttaaccaccgagccacctcttcagcccctgaCACACTTCTTAACCCTGAGGATAGGCCAAATCCTTGCTGGTCCTTGTTCTGATTTCCATACCTCTCTGTCCACCCCATTCATGTTAACTTCTGTCCTGTCTTCTGGAGCATTCCAGCCAAGCAGAGACATTCTGGCTTCAGGACCTTTGGACAGATTGGTCCCTAACTCTTCCCTCAAGATATCTGCAAAATTCAATTGATCTTAAATTAATACATATTGGCCACAGTTTCTTCCGCCCCAAATCTTTCCCTAAGTGCTTTTTTCAGACAGGAAACGAGGTGATGGAGGCATTGTGGTGGAAATCTAGTAGAGTCATTGTATCTAGAGTAAACATTAGAACAAAATAGTTGTTTTTCACTGTATCTCAGGTAAACATCAGAATGAACGgttgttttctagaagtacttGGACCTGGAGGAAAtcactgtggaaaacagtgattgaTTCTGTTACCTGTAGAATTGTTTTTCTGAAGGAGCTGTGCAGCCTTGGCGTGGCTTTGGTCACAGGGCTATCCTGGCACCTGGATAGCTTGAATTATTGAGCACTGCAAATAGTACACAAGAAGGACTAAAGTGCAGAGGTGTGGAGTTTTCCCTCAGAAAAACATGTAGATTAGACCAGGAGCTTCGGTATGAGGAACTTGTTTTACCCAGAAAAGCTACTTTTGTGTAACCATCAATAAATAAGCCGTGGAGCAGCTGTTGGAGGTTCAGTTCATAGAAACTTTCTCCCTGCTGTCAGAGAGCCTAAAATTCATCTTGGGCTGACCCTTTCTtcagccaacccccccccccacacacacacaaacacctgacAAGGCATGATTTTCTATGGTCCATCCACTGCACACATGTTTGGGGACCAGCAAATGCAGTCGTCACTCTTAACAAAGAAGCAAGGCTTCTGCCGCCTTCATATCACACAAGGTCACGTTACCATCCCTGTCCGTCATGGCAGTTACATTTTAGAAAGTTGATAGAAGATGAACGTGGGGTAATTGCTCCTAAAGGAAACAGCCTTTGGCCATTTGAATGTCCTCAGCTAGTCCACACAGAACTGAGCTTTTATGGAGATTTTTGTTTAAAACTAcctgattttttggggggtgtggtTTGGTTACTTTAGTTTCTGCTgttgattacatttatttacttgtgtgtgtgtgtgtgtgtgtgtgtgtgtgtgtatgtgtgtgtgtatgtgtgtgtatgtgtgtgtatgtgtgtgtgtatgtgtgtgtgtgtatgtgtgtgttgagtgacaaaacttttcctggggagttgctacacacacatacacacacacacacacatacatacacacatacacacacatatacacacacactacacacacacacacacatacacacatacacatacacacacacagacacacacacacactcacacatacacacacacacactacacacacatatacacacacacactacacacacacacacacacacacacacacacacacacacacacacacgtctactcATCCCAGATAGGGAGTCCATGTCCAAGGTACTGATACCATCAAAGTTCAACTTGGTGaatcagtgagttttattgggactGCTTAccggagcagaaatg
The nucleotide sequence above comes from Peromyscus maniculatus bairdii isolate BWxNUB_F1_BW_parent chromosome 1, HU_Pman_BW_mat_3.1, whole genome shotgun sequence. Encoded proteins:
- the Fam187b gene encoding protein FAM187B isoform X2, whose protein sequence is MNDLTMSRLVASAQPPSQSTMLTILWTLLSLVLPGLGLHLPVSCPRAKECQLALLSNNDVLLECSISNAHWFFFGLDTGDKPISLSIISNTKQNPDGSLLIKNPSPFNTGLYKCRDKNGNQVTGYKIDFQDIKRLHVTHIDLGQKPLANETLHLGHREILYTRWEPWQKCNSCKSQGERKRLGYCYVKEPLEEPIPCGFYLGETKTYYDRVKPEMQVEKCQEKCQGPLTGGDYVIFDNFRLTESDSTQLTCPFASIYRPVRWEANSIPLTWREQLSGQDLSSFMDLYSGGRQLQIFQPAVYRCFVQQELIAQFNPIASVDLLGAESQSKRPGQRQFGKADPVLRGLQLVLLMVSVLVVGGLLCKVVFRPIQGKKNQVLLVK